One Glandiceps talaboti chromosome 2, keGlaTala1.1, whole genome shotgun sequence genomic region harbors:
- the LOC144453093 gene encoding protein maelstrom homolog isoform X1, protein MPPKKNKKQFNGFYMYMQAMIPELNRQGYRISGMKDAVPICHPKWKQLSEEEKELYDRQAKQYKALKRNEEPSYGRLDNTGQLIDERVDPVVVNEKRRREERQKVREDWEGEGVILETFFMIDIQSLCKELKSEDVLRYLPCEIACVEFSLNAGIHKSWHKFINPPDIPIGFRFQCKNDSENTHQIPIQDFELAETDYTKIWKELCQFINPLRNREYPPLYCMMNNCDKVEWCLDWLAYKGGCPNLLEKVYELEGLVMDLFDHGGGNMPSKSQAHDLLTTSVFDYEKYTRCNYHEEIEVRFCSLGICKRYCFCLSDALANLYELELTGAHLPEKPDGSVYTVIEPHQMLLDVDPLQIQPVKPKQVAHGVPLRTPPTTTTLVKPADVAARRKRLESDLGPFSQGAPKPTLPAGRGFVAPVDKPLRRPHSLGIAASMSGVQWKGGEGAEAGNDDEQDWPSLGESSASSARRGGRGGIQSNSRYAGHSGPPPASAAPLPPTEWQFKVTHNSLKDLGNQLASDSLKAQSENKTSSELFQAQAQPFLHGYLGLGRGKPSFAAASPLEAKSE, encoded by the exons ATGCCTCCTAAAAAGAACAAAAAGCAATTCAACGgcttctacatgtacatgcaagcGATGATTCCAGAACTAAACCGACAAGGCTACAGGATATCAGGAATGAAAGATGCTGTGCCGATTTGTCACCCAAAGTGGAAG CAACTGTCAGAGGAAGAGAAAGAACTTTATGACAGACAAGCCAAACAGTACAAGGCGCTGAAAAGGAATGAAGAGCCATCGTATGGTCGTCTAGACAACACTGGTCAACTTATAGAT GAACGTGTGGATCCAGTTGTTGTCAATGAGAAGAGGAGACGAGAAGAGAGACAGAAAGTAAGAGAGGATTGGGAAGGAGAAG GAGTTATTCTAGAGACGTTCTTCATGATTGACATACAATCGCTGTGTAAGGAACTAAAAAGTGAAGATGTGCTACGTTACCTACCCTGTGAGATAGCTTGTGTTGAGTTCAGTTTGAACGCAGGCATACACAAATCATGGCATAAGTTTATTAATCCTCCAGATATTCCTATAGGATTCCGATTTCAGTGCAAGAATGATA GTGAAAATACTCACCAGATCCCAATACAGGACTTTGAACTTGCTGAAACAGACTATACCAAAATCTGGAAAGAGCTGTGTCAGTTTATCAATCCACTCCGCAACAGAGAATATCCTCCGCTTTACTGCATG ATGAATAACTGTGACAAAGTGGAATGGTGTCTGGATTGGCTAGCATACAAGGGAG GGTGCCCAAACCTTTTGGAAAAAGTATACGAGTTAGAGGGTCTTGTGATGGATTTATTTGATCATGGTGGTGGTAACATGCCATCTAAAAGCCAGGCACATGATTTGTTGACTACATCTGTCTTTGATTATGAGAAATATACAAG ATGCAATTATCATGAAGAAATAGAAGTCAGGTTTTGTTCTCTTGGTATTTGCAAGAGGTATTG CTTCTGCTTGAGTGATGCTCTTGCTAATCTGTATGAGTTGGAACTAACTGGTGCCCATCTGCCAGAAAAGCCTGATGGCAGTGTGTACACAGTGATAGAACCCCACCAGATGTTACTAGATGTGGATCCACTACAAATCCAGCCTGTTAAACCCAAACAGGTGGCACATGGAGTTCCTTTAAGAACACCACCAACAACCACAACACTTGTCAAACCTGCCGATGTTGCTGCTAGACGTAAGCGGTTGGAGAGTGATCTTGGTCCTTTCTCTCAA GGTGCTCCTAAGCCAACATTGCCAGCAGGACGTGGGTTTGTGGCTCCTGTGGATAAACCATTAAGAAGACCTCATTCCTTAG gtaTTGCAGCTAGTATGAGTGGTGTCCAGTGGAAAGGAGGTGAAGGTGCAGAAGCAGGAAATGACGATGAACAAGATTGGCCAAGCCTTGGAG AATCATCGGCATCATCAGCCAGAAGGGGAGGGAGAGGTGGAATTCAATCAAACTCTAGATATGCTGGACATTCAGGACCTCCCCCAGCCTCAGCTGCACCACTGCCACCCACTGAATGGCAATTCAAAGTTACCCATAATTCCTTGAAGGACCTGGGCAACCAGTTGGCCTCTGACAGTCTCAAAGCACAGAGTGAAAATAAAACCAGCTCAGAGCTATTCCAAGCTCAAGCACAACCTTTCCTGCATGGCTATTTGGGACTCGGCAGAGGGAAGCCTTCATTTGCAG CAGCAAGCCCACTAGAAGCGAAGTCTGAATAA
- the LOC144453093 gene encoding protein maelstrom homolog isoform X2, translating to MPPKKNKKQFNGFYMYMQAMIPELNRQGYRISGMKDAVPICHPKWKQLSEEEKELYDRQAKQYKALKRNEEPSYGRLDNTGQLIDERVDPVVVNEKRRREERQKVREDWEGEGVILETFFMIDIQSLCKELKSEDVLRYLPCEIACVEFSLNAGIHKSWHKFINPPDIPIGFRFQCKNDSENTHQIPIQDFELAETDYTKIWKELCQFINPLRNREYPPLYCMMNNCDKVEWCLDWLAYKGGCPNLLEKVYELEGLVMDLFDHGGGNMPSKSQAHDLLTTSVFDYEKYTRCNYHEEIEVRFCSLGICKRYCFCLSDALANLYELELTGAHLPEKPDGSVYTVIEPHQMLLDVDPLQIQPVKPKQVAHGVPLRTPPTTTTLVKPADVAARRKRLESDLGPFSQGAPKPTLPAGRGFVAPVDKPLRRPHSLGIAASMSGVQWKGGEGAEAGNDDEQDWPSLGESSASSARRGGRGGIQSNSRYAGHSGPPPASAAPLPPTEWQFKVTHNSLKDLGNQLASDSLKAQSENKTSSELFQAQAQPFLHGYLGLGRGKPSFAASPLEAKSE from the exons ATGCCTCCTAAAAAGAACAAAAAGCAATTCAACGgcttctacatgtacatgcaagcGATGATTCCAGAACTAAACCGACAAGGCTACAGGATATCAGGAATGAAAGATGCTGTGCCGATTTGTCACCCAAAGTGGAAG CAACTGTCAGAGGAAGAGAAAGAACTTTATGACAGACAAGCCAAACAGTACAAGGCGCTGAAAAGGAATGAAGAGCCATCGTATGGTCGTCTAGACAACACTGGTCAACTTATAGAT GAACGTGTGGATCCAGTTGTTGTCAATGAGAAGAGGAGACGAGAAGAGAGACAGAAAGTAAGAGAGGATTGGGAAGGAGAAG GAGTTATTCTAGAGACGTTCTTCATGATTGACATACAATCGCTGTGTAAGGAACTAAAAAGTGAAGATGTGCTACGTTACCTACCCTGTGAGATAGCTTGTGTTGAGTTCAGTTTGAACGCAGGCATACACAAATCATGGCATAAGTTTATTAATCCTCCAGATATTCCTATAGGATTCCGATTTCAGTGCAAGAATGATA GTGAAAATACTCACCAGATCCCAATACAGGACTTTGAACTTGCTGAAACAGACTATACCAAAATCTGGAAAGAGCTGTGTCAGTTTATCAATCCACTCCGCAACAGAGAATATCCTCCGCTTTACTGCATG ATGAATAACTGTGACAAAGTGGAATGGTGTCTGGATTGGCTAGCATACAAGGGAG GGTGCCCAAACCTTTTGGAAAAAGTATACGAGTTAGAGGGTCTTGTGATGGATTTATTTGATCATGGTGGTGGTAACATGCCATCTAAAAGCCAGGCACATGATTTGTTGACTACATCTGTCTTTGATTATGAGAAATATACAAG ATGCAATTATCATGAAGAAATAGAAGTCAGGTTTTGTTCTCTTGGTATTTGCAAGAGGTATTG CTTCTGCTTGAGTGATGCTCTTGCTAATCTGTATGAGTTGGAACTAACTGGTGCCCATCTGCCAGAAAAGCCTGATGGCAGTGTGTACACAGTGATAGAACCCCACCAGATGTTACTAGATGTGGATCCACTACAAATCCAGCCTGTTAAACCCAAACAGGTGGCACATGGAGTTCCTTTAAGAACACCACCAACAACCACAACACTTGTCAAACCTGCCGATGTTGCTGCTAGACGTAAGCGGTTGGAGAGTGATCTTGGTCCTTTCTCTCAA GGTGCTCCTAAGCCAACATTGCCAGCAGGACGTGGGTTTGTGGCTCCTGTGGATAAACCATTAAGAAGACCTCATTCCTTAG gtaTTGCAGCTAGTATGAGTGGTGTCCAGTGGAAAGGAGGTGAAGGTGCAGAAGCAGGAAATGACGATGAACAAGATTGGCCAAGCCTTGGAG AATCATCGGCATCATCAGCCAGAAGGGGAGGGAGAGGTGGAATTCAATCAAACTCTAGATATGCTGGACATTCAGGACCTCCCCCAGCCTCAGCTGCACCACTGCCACCCACTGAATGGCAATTCAAAGTTACCCATAATTCCTTGAAGGACCTGGGCAACCAGTTGGCCTCTGACAGTCTCAAAGCACAGAGTGAAAATAAAACCAGCTCAGAGCTATTCCAAGCTCAAGCACAACCTTTCCTGCATGGCTATTTGGGACTCGGCAGAGGGAAGCCTTCATTTGCAG CAAGCCCACTAGAAGCGAAGTCTGAATAA